A single region of the Streptomyces caelestis genome encodes:
- a CDS encoding GDSL-type esterase/lipase family protein, whose product MHTEHDWITTPLTADLLRGALDLERTEHGLLPHRLPARARAQNTNAQLAMAEAQPSGVRLAFRTAATAVELDTLRTKRDYVGVPPRPDGLYDLLVDGRPAGQAAGTGGNVLTIDMATWDGEVTPGPVGTVRFTGLPAREKDVEIWLPHNETTELVALRTDAPVAPVPDRGRRVWLHHGSSISHGSDAASPTAIWPAIAASLGGVELINLGLGGSAMLDPFTARAMRDTPADLISVKIGINIVNGDVMRLRAFGPAVHGFLDTIREGHPDTPLLVVSSVHCAIHEDTPGPTAPDLSGLGEGRLRFSAMGDPAEVAAGKLTLTVIREELSRIVRQRAADDPNIHYLDGLDLYGESDAAEHPLPDEVHPDAATHRHIGERFHELAFTGGGPFTPGA is encoded by the coding sequence ATGCACACCGAGCACGACTGGATCACCACCCCCCTCACGGCGGACCTGCTGCGCGGCGCCCTCGACCTGGAGCGCACCGAACACGGGCTGCTCCCACACCGGCTGCCCGCCCGGGCCCGCGCGCAGAACACCAACGCCCAGCTGGCCATGGCCGAGGCCCAGCCGTCCGGCGTACGGCTGGCGTTCCGTACCGCCGCGACCGCCGTCGAGCTGGACACGCTGCGCACCAAGCGCGACTACGTCGGCGTCCCGCCGCGGCCGGACGGCCTGTACGACCTGCTCGTCGACGGGCGCCCGGCCGGCCAGGCCGCGGGGACGGGCGGCAACGTCCTCACGATCGACATGGCCACCTGGGACGGCGAGGTCACGCCGGGCCCGGTCGGCACCGTCCGCTTCACCGGCCTGCCCGCGCGCGAGAAGGACGTCGAGATCTGGCTGCCGCACAACGAGACCACCGAGCTCGTCGCCCTGCGCACCGACGCGCCCGTGGCGCCCGTGCCGGACCGGGGCCGCCGGGTGTGGCTGCACCACGGCAGTTCGATCAGTCACGGCTCCGACGCCGCGAGCCCCACGGCCATCTGGCCCGCGATCGCCGCGTCCCTGGGCGGTGTGGAACTGATCAACCTCGGTCTGGGCGGCAGCGCGATGCTCGACCCGTTCACCGCGCGTGCCATGCGGGACACCCCGGCCGACCTGATCAGCGTCAAGATCGGCATCAACATCGTCAATGGGGACGTGATGCGGCTGCGCGCCTTCGGTCCGGCCGTGCACGGTTTCCTCGACACGATCCGCGAGGGGCACCCCGACACCCCGCTGCTGGTCGTCTCCTCCGTCCACTGCGCCATCCACGAGGACACGCCCGGCCCCACGGCCCCGGACCTCAGCGGGCTCGGCGAGGGCCGGTTGCGGTTCTCCGCCATGGGGGACCCGGCGGAGGTGGCCGCCGGGAAGCTGACGCTCACGGTCATCCGGGAGGAACTGTCCCGCATCGTGCGGCAGCGCGCCGCGGACGACCCGAACATCCACTACCTCGACGGCCTCGACCTCTACGGCGAGTCCGACGCGGCCGAACACCCTCTCCCCGACGAGGTCCACCCGGACGCGGCCACCCACCGCCACATCGGCGAACGCTTCCACGAGCTGGCCTTCACCGGGGGCGGCCCCTTCACCCCGGGCGCGTGA
- a CDS encoding class I SAM-dependent methyltransferase, whose protein sequence is MTEPSHLTAVRESYDAVAADYARLVKQPADLDPVSRAMLAAFAELVRPPHPGPVADLGCGPGKVTAHLAALGVPVFGVDVSPEMVELARAAYPDLRFTVGSMTALDIGSGELGGILAYYATHHTPPQWLPTVYAEFHRTLAPGGRLMLAGPVGSGEHLRPTHAYGDHPVSYESYLLPPDRIAELLHRAGLVVTTRVVQEPDEGTKRQIGTFLAYKPR, encoded by the coding sequence ATGACCGAGCCCTCCCACCTCACCGCCGTCCGAGAGTCCTACGACGCCGTCGCCGCCGACTACGCCCGACTCGTCAAGCAGCCGGCCGACCTGGACCCGGTGTCGCGCGCGATGCTGGCTGCCTTCGCCGAGCTCGTACGGCCGCCGCACCCCGGGCCGGTGGCCGACCTGGGCTGCGGCCCGGGCAAGGTGACGGCACACCTGGCCGCCCTGGGGGTGCCGGTGTTCGGCGTGGACGTGTCGCCGGAGATGGTCGAGCTGGCCCGGGCCGCGTACCCGGACCTGCGCTTCACTGTCGGCTCGATGACCGCGCTGGACATCGGCAGCGGCGAACTCGGCGGCATCCTCGCGTACTACGCCACCCACCACACCCCGCCGCAGTGGCTGCCGACCGTGTACGCCGAGTTCCACCGCACCCTCGCGCCCGGCGGCCGGCTGATGCTGGCCGGCCCGGTGGGCAGCGGCGAGCACCTGCGGCCGACGCACGCCTACGGCGACCATCCGGTGTCCTACGAGTCGTACCTGCTGCCGCCGGACCGGATCGCGGAACTGCTCCACCGGGCCGGGCTGGTCGTCACGACGCGGGTGGTGCAGGAGCCGGACGAGGGGACGAAGAGGCAGATCGGCACGTTCCTGGCGTACAAACCGCGGTAG
- a CDS encoding TetR/AcrR family transcriptional regulator has translation MARVGLTPERLTQAGAELADEVGFEQVTVSALARRFDVKVASLYSHVKNSQDLRTRIALLALAELADRAADALAGRAGKEALAALANVYRDYAREHPGRYAAAQLRLDSETAAASAGVRHAQMTRALLRGYDLPEPDQTHAVRLLGSVFHGYVSLEMGGGFSHSAPDTDDTWARILDALDTLLRNWPAPPTDSRG, from the coding sequence ATGGCACGCGTAGGACTGACACCGGAACGCCTGACCCAGGCAGGTGCCGAACTGGCCGACGAGGTCGGCTTCGAGCAGGTGACCGTCTCGGCGCTCGCCCGCCGGTTCGACGTCAAGGTCGCGTCCCTGTACTCGCACGTGAAGAACTCCCAGGACCTCAGGACCCGGATCGCCCTGCTCGCGCTCGCGGAACTCGCCGACCGGGCCGCCGACGCCCTGGCCGGGCGGGCCGGGAAGGAAGCCCTGGCCGCGCTCGCGAACGTCTACCGCGACTACGCCCGGGAGCACCCGGGCCGTTACGCCGCGGCCCAGCTGCGGCTGGACTCTGAGACTGCGGCCGCGAGCGCCGGCGTCCGGCACGCGCAGATGACCCGGGCGCTGCTGCGCGGCTACGACCTGCCGGAACCGGACCAGACCCACGCGGTCCGGCTGCTGGGCAGCGTCTTCCACGGGTACGTGAGCCTGGAGATGGGCGGCGGGTTCAGCCACAGCGCTCCCGACACCGACGACACCTGGGCCCGGATCCTCGACGCCCTCGACACGCTGCTGCGGAACTGGCCCGCGCCCCCCACCGACTCCCGAGGCTGA
- a CDS encoding DDE-type integrase/transposase/recombinase gives MMGAAALDLSPGAGVVLDEVEWLVERQEPHLGRVHLVRADGERQRASFRFLVNHPRCRPSSRTAAEGANRGRQPTSWSDVKPEKRPLMEQRFAHLMEVNCGFRSGDPFRPEPGEPHPEYDPDRTTLTERRAAKAAELSALRPEEAKLLLGVAHVGVRTLERWERRRRKYGIVGCADHRWLRASGGHPSVSEEVREAIFAVRAETQHHRSRVSARTREIMIRRYVRETFENKDEDGDESEEIEVPSYHTLLRVWKEWFGPGGARQKYERSAELPTKNGHVLVTRPGQVVALDTTILPVMVRENVFGDPITVHLTLALDVYTHSICAFRLTLVSDSSVDVAMVLRDVMLPLPMREEWGEDMEWPYPGLPAAMVSEFAGYEVAGLPFFTPETVTSDHGSVYRNHHLVDVQEAMGCRILPARVLRPQDKSAVERVFGSIRSLVFEKLAGYTGVDVSDRGADPEGDAVLTLAEMEHFIATWVVKVWQNRRLGEFAPSWDPGGDHSPNTLFAASFAQEGFDLDIPSPETYYRFLPEHHVKRIHRRGVKVKGLWYDAALLHQPDMNSARGGRYKQHWVIHREPRDRRVVYFQDPDTHEWHELRWTGLPPEGEMPAFGDARVEELLTRVREAGLKPRSDSELVPKLLEMLGAVDPVAKWPSQLTKSQRTQHAREITQAQAAAADRPQQPPKPNKPPRLAAVGALDAEPPWRERAREATESLDAHRRRRRETAKPAQQPSAPAPLGSSRRGRNLFVIADDDGSDEPNPQPTEET, from the coding sequence ATGATGGGGGCGGCGGCACTGGATCTCTCGCCCGGCGCGGGCGTGGTGCTCGACGAGGTGGAGTGGCTGGTCGAACGGCAGGAGCCGCATCTGGGGCGGGTCCACCTGGTGCGTGCGGACGGCGAGCGCCAGCGGGCGAGCTTCCGCTTCCTGGTCAACCACCCGCGTTGTCGGCCGTCGTCGCGTACAGCGGCGGAGGGCGCCAACCGTGGGCGGCAGCCGACTTCGTGGAGTGATGTGAAGCCGGAGAAGCGGCCCTTGATGGAACAGCGCTTCGCGCATCTGATGGAGGTCAACTGCGGTTTCCGCAGTGGTGATCCGTTCCGTCCCGAGCCGGGGGAGCCGCACCCTGAGTACGACCCGGACCGTACGACGCTGACTGAGCGGCGGGCGGCGAAGGCCGCTGAGTTGTCGGCGCTGAGGCCCGAAGAGGCCAAGCTGCTTCTGGGCGTCGCGCACGTCGGGGTGCGCACGCTGGAGCGCTGGGAGCGCAGGCGCAGGAAGTACGGGATCGTGGGCTGCGCCGATCACCGGTGGCTGCGGGCGAGCGGGGGACACCCGAGCGTCAGCGAGGAGGTCCGCGAGGCGATCTTCGCGGTCAGGGCGGAGACGCAGCACCACCGGTCCCGGGTGAGCGCACGCACCCGCGAGATCATGATCCGTCGTTATGTGCGGGAGACCTTCGAGAACAAAGACGAGGACGGGGACGAGAGCGAGGAGATCGAGGTCCCCAGCTACCACACGCTGCTGCGGGTGTGGAAGGAGTGGTTCGGGCCGGGCGGCGCCCGACAGAAGTACGAGCGCTCGGCCGAACTGCCCACCAAGAACGGGCATGTGCTCGTGACCCGCCCCGGCCAGGTCGTCGCGCTGGACACGACGATCCTGCCGGTGATGGTCCGCGAGAACGTTTTCGGTGACCCGATCACCGTCCACCTCACTTTGGCGCTGGACGTCTACACCCACTCCATCTGCGCGTTCCGGCTCACGCTGGTGTCGGACTCCTCGGTGGACGTCGCGATGGTGCTGCGCGACGTCATGCTGCCGCTGCCCATGCGGGAGGAGTGGGGCGAGGACATGGAGTGGCCCTATCCGGGGCTGCCGGCCGCCATGGTCTCCGAGTTCGCCGGGTACGAGGTGGCCGGGCTGCCGTTCTTCACCCCCGAGACCGTCACCTCCGACCACGGTTCCGTCTACCGCAATCACCATCTGGTGGATGTCCAAGAGGCGATGGGCTGCCGGATTCTTCCGGCGCGCGTGCTGCGCCCGCAGGACAAGAGCGCGGTGGAGCGCGTCTTCGGCAGTATCCGCTCGCTGGTGTTCGAGAAGCTGGCCGGTTACACGGGGGTTGACGTCTCCGATCGCGGCGCGGACCCGGAGGGCGACGCGGTGCTGACCCTGGCCGAGATGGAACACTTCATCGCGACCTGGGTCGTGAAGGTCTGGCAGAACCGCAGGCTCGGCGAGTTCGCGCCCAGCTGGGATCCCGGCGGTGACCACAGCCCCAATACCCTGTTCGCCGCCTCATTCGCCCAGGAGGGCTTCGACCTGGACATTCCCTCCCCGGAGACGTACTACCGCTTCCTGCCCGAGCACCACGTGAAGCGGATCCACCGGCGGGGCGTGAAGGTCAAGGGGCTCTGGTACGACGCCGCGTTACTGCACCAACCCGACATGAACTCCGCGCGCGGGGGCCGCTACAAGCAGCACTGGGTCATCCACCGCGAACCCCGCGACCGGCGGGTGGTGTACTTCCAGGATCCCGACACCCATGAATGGCACGAACTGCGCTGGACGGGCCTGCCGCCCGAGGGCGAGATGCCGGCCTTCGGTGACGCCCGGGTCGAGGAACTCCTCACCCGCGTACGGGAAGCAGGCCTCAAGCCGCGCTCTGACAGCGAGCTCGTCCCCAAACTCCTGGAGATGCTGGGGGCCGTCGATCCGGTAGCGAAGTGGCCGTCCCAGCTGACCAAATCCCAGCGGACGCAGCACGCGCGGGAGATCACCCAGGCCCAGGCGGCAGCCGCGGACCGACCGCAACAGCCGCCGAAGCCGAACAAGCCACCGCGCCTGGCTGCCGTCGGCGCACTGGATGCGGAGCCGCCGTGGCGGGAACGGGCCCGGGAGGCCACCGAGAGCCTGGACGCGCACCGGCGCCGACGGCGTGAGACGGCCAAGCCAGCGCAGCAGCCGTCGGCACCCGCCCCGCTGGGATCGAGCCGCCGCGGCCGCAACCTCTTCGTCATCGCCGACGATGACGGATCCGACGAACCGAACCCGCAGCCGACGGAGGAGACGTGA
- a CDS encoding HelD family protein — protein MTSTEPALQHVLDRERAHHERCRDALAAMVEGAGEQVIVGEDVSASGADAEVLGYQLRSRAKALRELPEGPLFFGALKGEQGELHIGRLRITEHPAEPPLVVDWRAPVSRAFYQASARDPQGVAVRRRFGWAPGSRGDSGDLTGLEDEHLGEGETRASEIVAREIERPRVGPMRDIAATIQPEQDDLVRGDLAVSVCVQGAPGTGKTAVGLHRAAYLLYTHPQRIRRGGLLILGPNRTFLSYIAEVLPSLGETGVRQSTLAEEIARHPVGGRDEPAAALVKHDARMAEVLRRALYARVRAEGGDGDGLAVPDGAYRWRVPAAELGRIVAGVREEEPPYGVGRERVRSRIVRSVREQAERRAGPQSNAWVRRVERVRPLSAYVDAVWPRVRPEEVVAELLSDPGVLAEAADGLLDPREQRALLWRKPPRSWKSARWSAADLVLLDEVAGLIEHPEGYGHVVADEAQDLSPMECRAIARRARFGSLTVLGDLAQGTTPWAARSWRTVLAHLGKPDAAVVELTTGFRVPRAVVGLANRLLERLDVDVPATRSLRGDGELRTRVTTPDGVPAAVVEAVRDALAREGSVGIVAADADVSRMRAALDAAGIETAGPDELGARVSLVPASVVKGLEYDHVVAVEPATIAEAEERGLHRLYVVLTRAVSRLEVVRARALPF, from the coding sequence ATGACGTCGACCGAGCCTGCCCTTCAGCACGTCCTCGACCGGGAACGCGCCCACCACGAGCGCTGCCGGGACGCCCTCGCCGCGATGGTCGAGGGCGCCGGTGAACAGGTCATCGTCGGCGAAGACGTCTCCGCGTCCGGTGCCGACGCCGAAGTCCTCGGATACCAGCTGCGCAGCAGGGCCAAGGCGCTGCGGGAGCTGCCCGAGGGGCCCTTGTTCTTCGGGGCCCTGAAGGGGGAGCAGGGGGAGCTGCACATCGGGCGGCTGCGGATCACCGAGCACCCGGCCGAACCGCCTCTCGTCGTCGACTGGCGCGCGCCCGTCTCGCGGGCGTTCTACCAGGCGTCCGCGCGTGATCCCCAGGGCGTCGCCGTGCGCCGGCGGTTCGGGTGGGCGCCCGGCAGCAGGGGCGACTCCGGCGACCTCACCGGCCTGGAGGACGAGCACCTGGGAGAGGGCGAGACGCGGGCCAGTGAGATCGTCGCCCGGGAGATCGAGCGGCCCCGCGTCGGGCCCATGCGGGACATCGCCGCGACCATCCAGCCCGAGCAGGACGACCTCGTACGCGGGGACCTGGCGGTGTCGGTGTGCGTGCAGGGGGCGCCCGGCACCGGCAAGACCGCCGTCGGGCTGCACCGGGCCGCGTACCTGCTCTACACGCACCCGCAGCGCATCCGGCGCGGCGGTCTGCTGATCCTCGGGCCCAACCGCACCTTCCTGTCGTACATCGCGGAGGTCCTGCCCTCGCTCGGCGAGACCGGTGTGCGGCAGTCGACCCTGGCCGAGGAGATCGCACGGCATCCGGTCGGCGGCCGCGACGAGCCGGCCGCCGCCCTCGTCAAGCACGACGCCCGGATGGCCGAGGTGCTGCGGCGGGCCCTGTACGCGCGCGTGCGCGCCGAAGGCGGTGACGGTGACGGACTCGCCGTGCCCGACGGGGCGTACCGGTGGCGGGTGCCGGCGGCGGAGCTGGGGCGGATCGTGGCCGGGGTGCGGGAGGAGGAACCGCCGTACGGGGTCGGGCGGGAGCGGGTGCGGTCGCGGATCGTGCGGTCGGTGCGCGAGCAGGCCGAGCGGCGGGCCGGGCCGCAGTCCAACGCCTGGGTGCGCCGGGTCGAGCGGGTGCGGCCGCTGTCCGCGTACGTCGACGCCGTCTGGCCTCGCGTGCGGCCCGAGGAGGTCGTGGCCGAACTCCTCAGCGATCCCGGTGTGTTGGCGGAGGCCGCCGACGGGCTGCTGGACCCCCGCGAGCAGCGGGCGCTGCTGTGGCGGAAGCCGCCCCGGTCGTGGAAGTCCGCGCGCTGGTCGGCCGCCGACCTGGTGCTCCTCGACGAGGTCGCCGGGCTGATCGAGCACCCGGAGGGCTACGGGCATGTCGTCGCCGACGAGGCGCAGGACCTGTCCCCGATGGAGTGCCGGGCCATCGCCCGCCGGGCGCGCTTCGGCTCGCTGACGGTACTGGGCGACCTCGCGCAGGGGACGACGCCGTGGGCGGCACGGTCCTGGCGGACGGTCCTGGCACACCTCGGGAAACCGGACGCGGCCGTGGTCGAGCTGACCACCGGCTTCCGCGTGCCACGGGCGGTCGTCGGCCTCGCCAACCGGCTGCTGGAGCGGCTGGACGTGGACGTACCGGCGACCCGCTCGCTGCGCGGGGACGGCGAGCTGCGGACGCGGGTGACGACCCCGGACGGCGTCCCCGCGGCGGTCGTGGAGGCCGTACGGGACGCACTGGCGCGGGAGGGCTCGGTCGGAATCGTCGCGGCGGACGCGGACGTATCCCGGATGCGGGCGGCCCTGGACGCGGCCGGCATCGAGACGGCGGGCCCGGACGAACTCGGCGCGCGGGTGTCCCTGGTACCGGCGAGCGTCGTCAAGGGCCTCGAGTACGACCACGTCGTGGCCGTCGAACCGGCGACGATCGCCGAGGCGGAGGAACGGGGGCTGCACCGGCTGTACGTCGTACTGACGCGGGCGGTGTCACGGCTGGAGGTGGTGCGGGCGAGGGCGTTGCCGTTCTAG
- a CDS encoding TetR family transcriptional regulator — protein MSEIGLRERKKQRMYQVVSDIAIRLFLERGFDAVSVAEVAAAAEISKPTLFRYFPAKEDLVLYRIADHEGEAARVVAEAEGEPVDALRRHFLQGLERSDPVTGLNDDPRVLAFHGLLYGTPSLVARAHTHQERDEAALAEVLGGDLDARLAAGQIMAVRRILAMENWRRIAAGERVADVRADAVAAAERAFDRLAAGLSPGRESGATRHRT, from the coding sequence ATGAGCGAGATCGGGCTGCGTGAGCGCAAGAAGCAGCGGATGTACCAGGTCGTGTCGGACATCGCGATCCGGCTCTTCCTGGAGAGGGGGTTCGACGCGGTGTCCGTCGCCGAGGTGGCGGCGGCGGCCGAGATCTCCAAGCCGACGCTGTTCCGGTACTTCCCGGCGAAGGAGGATCTGGTCCTGTACCGGATCGCCGACCACGAGGGGGAGGCCGCCCGGGTGGTGGCGGAGGCGGAGGGGGAGCCCGTGGATGCCTTGCGGCGGCACTTTCTTCAGGGGCTGGAGCGGTCCGATCCCGTGACCGGGCTGAACGACGATCCCCGGGTGCTCGCCTTCCACGGGCTGCTCTACGGGACGCCCTCCCTGGTCGCCCGGGCGCACACGCATCAGGAGCGGGACGAGGCCGCGCTCGCCGAGGTGCTCGGGGGTGATCTGGACGCGCGGCTCGCGGCCGGGCAGATCATGGCCGTGCGGCGGATCCTCGCGATGGAGAACTGGCGGCGGATCGCGGCGGGGGAGCGGGTGGCGGACGTACGGGCGGATGCGGTGGCGGCGGCGGAGCGGGCGTTCGACCGGCTGGCGGCCGGACTGTCGCCGGGCCGCGAGAGCGGTGCCACTCGGCACCGCACGTGA
- a CDS encoding TnsA-like heteromeric transposase endonuclease subunit translates to MWTDLLVPVSLDAGRGGLDLSDGWPDRWTATWKYAGDEIAGPVRHLGQVPVASRGPMRGFTWRREQRHRPGLESLVSTGRLHGFESLEEDQLLVTLDFAGDLVEVLSQPLRIRFRTAEKWRNHTPDFFAVTRVGTWLIDVRPRDLIESEDLESFAAAEDVALLCGWHYAVAAEWRPHVRSTLGALYGKRRPTRDVLGIQADLLAHAEAGVTFGELAAARTYWPVARAQLLHLLWHRRLGIDLAQPLTDSSRVVLAGGVS, encoded by the coding sequence ATGTGGACGGATCTGCTGGTCCCTGTCTCGCTGGACGCGGGGCGGGGCGGCCTGGACCTGTCCGATGGCTGGCCGGACCGGTGGACGGCAACGTGGAAGTACGCCGGGGACGAGATTGCGGGGCCGGTCCGGCACCTGGGGCAGGTGCCGGTGGCGAGCCGTGGGCCGATGCGGGGGTTCACCTGGCGGCGGGAGCAGCGGCACAGGCCCGGTCTGGAGTCGCTGGTGTCGACGGGGCGCCTGCATGGGTTCGAGAGCCTCGAAGAGGATCAGCTGCTGGTAACTCTGGACTTTGCCGGTGATTTGGTGGAAGTGCTATCGCAGCCGTTGCGTATCCGGTTCCGTACGGCGGAGAAGTGGCGCAACCACACCCCGGACTTCTTCGCAGTCACGCGGGTGGGGACCTGGCTGATCGACGTGCGGCCGCGAGACCTGATCGAGTCCGAGGACCTGGAGTCGTTCGCGGCCGCGGAGGACGTGGCGTTGCTCTGCGGGTGGCACTACGCGGTCGCGGCCGAGTGGCGTCCGCATGTGCGGTCCACGCTCGGCGCGTTGTACGGGAAGCGCCGTCCGACACGCGACGTGCTCGGCATTCAGGCCGATCTGCTTGCTCATGCCGAAGCGGGCGTCACATTTGGAGAGTTGGCGGCCGCGCGGACGTACTGGCCGGTGGCACGGGCCCAGTTGCTGCACCTGTTGTGGCATCGCAGGCTCGGGATCGACCTTGCTCAGCCGTTGACGGACAGTTCGCGGGTGGTGCTGGCGGGAGGCGTCTCATGA
- a CDS encoding TniB family NTP-binding protein, producing MSNLPPEPPNAPVPFLRFGPRPDRTRHEGWQEFRRTRDLFVPVRKISLAEYGLMSPRKKSLYDLHRAATHVNMQMLDTPMSEVVTTLMRSRIQNNAMRIGPSTLDGLMINGGGYQGKTETACRTAAEFEDTWRDLFEQYPECYFDPMPGTRDLIAPVAYCQTPVKATPIGLCEAILDYYGAPYGKNLRGMIRNARESIKAHATTVLIIDDITRLKMHREDDQDTLDLIRGLMDLDVTLVLIGVNIPRSGLLREGWHDPRTNQWVYAPLKKGKSYNPDASTQTERRFDLVTLAPFDYSSDAGIAAFVAHLEGVENQIRLFNAGPGTLSEGRMPEYLYRRTHGIVGLLRRLIEDGLTKAIESGLEDLTIDLLDEITINLGNVPGKDDGRDAEAGEIPDIDTSPKRKPGPKPRKGRNSVYDDRGTPPAAEA from the coding sequence ATGAGCAACCTGCCCCCGGAGCCGCCGAACGCTCCCGTGCCGTTCCTGCGCTTCGGCCCGAGGCCGGACCGGACCCGGCATGAGGGCTGGCAGGAGTTCCGCCGGACACGGGATCTGTTTGTGCCGGTCAGGAAGATCTCCTTGGCCGAGTACGGGCTGATGAGCCCGCGCAAGAAGTCCTTGTATGACCTGCACCGCGCGGCCACGCACGTCAACATGCAGATGCTGGACACCCCGATGAGCGAGGTGGTCACCACTCTGATGCGTTCGCGGATCCAGAACAATGCGATGCGTATCGGCCCGAGCACCCTGGACGGGCTGATGATCAACGGCGGGGGGTACCAGGGCAAGACGGAGACCGCCTGCCGGACCGCCGCCGAGTTCGAGGACACCTGGCGTGACCTGTTCGAGCAGTACCCCGAGTGCTACTTCGATCCAATGCCCGGCACCCGAGACCTGATCGCGCCGGTCGCTTACTGCCAGACCCCGGTGAAGGCCACCCCGATCGGCCTGTGCGAGGCAATTCTCGACTACTACGGCGCCCCCTACGGCAAGAACCTGCGCGGCATGATCCGCAACGCCCGTGAATCGATCAAGGCGCACGCCACCACCGTCCTGATCATCGACGACATCACCCGTCTGAAGATGCACCGGGAGGACGACCAGGACACCCTCGACCTGATCCGCGGCCTGATGGACTTGGACGTCACGCTCGTCCTCATCGGCGTGAACATCCCCCGTTCCGGCCTGCTCAGGGAGGGCTGGCACGACCCCCGCACCAACCAGTGGGTCTACGCACCACTGAAGAAGGGCAAGAGCTACAACCCCGACGCCTCCACCCAGACCGAGCGACGCTTCGACCTCGTCACGCTCGCCCCCTTCGACTACAGCAGCGACGCGGGCATCGCGGCTTTCGTCGCCCACCTCGAAGGCGTCGAGAACCAGATCCGGCTCTTCAACGCCGGCCCCGGCACGCTGTCCGAAGGCCGGATGCCCGAGTACCTCTACCGCCGCACCCACGGCATCGTCGGCCTCCTGCGGCGTCTGATCGAGGACGGACTGACCAAGGCCATCGAAAGCGGCCTGGAGGACCTGACTATCGACCTCCTCGACGAGATCACCATCAATCTGGGCAACGTCCCCGGCAAGGACGACGGGCGGGACGCCGAAGCCGGCGAGATCCCCGACATCGACACTTCTCCGAAGCGGAAACCGGGCCCGAAGCCCAGGAAGGGACGCAACAGCGTCTACGACGACCGAGGCACACCTCCGGCGGCTGAAGCATGA
- a CDS encoding maleylpyruvate isomerase family mycothiol-dependent enzyme, which produces MTDPAVTVARGRRTGVWPMIRAERAALAVDLADVTDEQWKTPSLCTGLTVREVLAHLTAGASLNAVRWMAGVVRCRFDFDKQVAMRLYGQLGTTPAETLERFRRVVPSTTKPPLPAIAMLGEAIVHGEDIRRPLGIRRDYPGEVVTQVAAYYQSSDLVVLAKGRIDGLKLVADDGPFTTGSGPLVSGPTLALVMAMTGRATYCDELEGDGVEVLRSRCATV; this is translated from the coding sequence ATGACTGATCCGGCAGTGACAGTGGCCCGCGGCCGTAGGACCGGGGTCTGGCCCATGATCCGCGCTGAGCGAGCAGCGTTGGCGGTCGATCTCGCGGACGTGACTGACGAGCAGTGGAAAACGCCCTCGTTGTGCACTGGTCTGACGGTGCGTGAGGTGCTTGCGCACCTCACCGCGGGCGCGAGCCTCAACGCCGTGCGCTGGATGGCAGGGGTGGTCCGTTGCCGGTTCGACTTCGACAAGCAGGTGGCCATGCGGCTGTACGGGCAGCTGGGCACGACCCCGGCCGAGACCCTTGAGCGATTCCGGCGCGTCGTCCCGAGCACCACCAAGCCTCCCTTGCCTGCCATAGCCATGCTGGGCGAGGCGATCGTGCACGGAGAAGACATCCGGCGTCCGCTGGGCATCCGCCGCGACTACCCGGGCGAGGTCGTCACCCAGGTGGCCGCGTACTACCAGAGTTCGGACCTTGTGGTCCTTGCCAAGGGACGCATCGACGGGCTGAAGCTCGTCGCGGATGACGGCCCTTTCACGACCGGTTCGGGACCGCTCGTGTCCGGCCCCACCTTGGCCCTGGTGATGGCCATGACCGGACGAGCGACGTACTGCGACGAACTCGAAGGCGACGGTGTGGAAGTCCTTCGCAGTCGCTGCGCGACAGTGTGA
- a CDS encoding ATP-binding protein produces MIVWINGTHGAGKTTTSALVQQLLPDSRVFDAEKVGETLMDIRPGLPGPGVDNFQHWPPWRPLVVETARRVLDYTGGTLVMPMTVLVEQYWREISAGLAEHAIPVRHFVLHADQDTLRGRILGDTVLGPSSFRLQYLEPYAEAARTWLHSEAEVVDTTDLTPAQAALRIAEAVKN; encoded by the coding sequence ATGATCGTATGGATCAACGGCACCCACGGCGCGGGCAAGACGACGACCAGTGCACTCGTGCAGCAGCTGCTCCCGGACTCACGGGTGTTCGACGCCGAGAAGGTCGGCGAGACGCTCATGGACATCAGGCCGGGGCTGCCCGGGCCCGGGGTGGACAACTTCCAGCACTGGCCGCCGTGGCGGCCGCTCGTGGTCGAGACCGCCCGTCGCGTTCTCGACTACACCGGCGGCACTCTGGTGATGCCCATGACGGTCCTGGTCGAGCAGTACTGGCGCGAGATCAGCGCAGGCCTCGCCGAGCACGCCATCCCGGTACGGCACTTCGTCCTCCACGCCGACCAGGACACCCTCCGCGGGCGCATCCTGGGGGACACCGTCCTCGGCCCCTCCTCGTTCCGTCTCCAGTACCTCGAGCCCTACGCCGAGGCGGCCCGCACCTGGCTGCACAGCGAGGCCGAGGTCGTCGACACCACGGACCTCACGCCTGCCCAGGCCGCCCTGCGGATCGCGGAGGCCGTCAAGAACTGA